The proteins below are encoded in one region of Pelotomaculum schinkii:
- a CDS encoding HlyD family secretion protein: protein MLPDAFAKITREKAAVSVIFLFIITATIFLFIFQAKHQAAVNSDHDSLTATGTVEAKKVMASFKVPGKIAALLVDEGGRVEQGQELASLDSRELTAKLIQAKGAFEAASAQARQAGSSVPLTSQQVETAIEQARAKVAQAEVGVTDAGQQLERAQALHDSGAISNKSFDDAKNNFDLAQNKLREAQSGLDQALSARLKVEAAQSQYEASVAQSNQAGGAVEEAQAYLDNTLLKAPISGYITQKLLEQGEMVNAGTPVLEITDVEHTYIKIFITENKIGRVQLGQAAEVTVDSLPGQVIPGKVVWINNAGDFAVHRAVNDQYEHDVRSFEVKVDVPNPDLVLKTGMTARVRLVEEGE from the coding sequence ATGTTACCGGACGCCTTTGCCAAAATCACACGGGAGAAAGCCGCCGTCTCCGTTATATTTTTGTTTATCATCACAGCAACAATATTTCTCTTCATTTTCCAGGCCAAACATCAAGCCGCTGTCAACAGCGACCATGACAGCCTGACAGCCACCGGGACCGTTGAAGCAAAGAAGGTCATGGCTTCTTTCAAAGTCCCCGGCAAAATAGCCGCCCTCCTGGTTGACGAGGGCGGCAGGGTCGAACAGGGGCAGGAACTGGCCTCCCTCGACAGCCGCGAATTAACGGCCAAACTGATCCAGGCCAAAGGAGCTTTTGAGGCTGCCAGCGCGCAGGCCAGACAGGCCGGCAGTTCCGTGCCTCTGACCAGCCAGCAGGTGGAGACCGCCATAGAGCAGGCCAGGGCCAAGGTCGCGCAGGCGGAAGTGGGCGTGACCGACGCCGGGCAGCAGCTTGAACGGGCGCAGGCATTGCACGACAGCGGCGCTATATCCAATAAAAGTTTTGATGACGCCAAAAACAACTTTGACCTGGCCCAAAACAAGCTGCGCGAGGCACAAAGCGGCCTCGATCAGGCGCTGTCCGCGCGTTTGAAGGTAGAAGCCGCCCAGTCCCAGTATGAAGCCAGCGTAGCCCAGAGCAACCAGGCCGGGGGAGCTGTTGAGGAGGCCCAGGCTTATCTGGACAACACCCTTTTAAAGGCGCCTATATCAGGCTATATTACCCAAAAGCTGCTTGAACAGGGCGAGATGGTCAATGCCGGGACTCCGGTCCTGGAAATCACCGATGTTGAGCATACATACATTAAAATCTTCATCACCGAGAACAAAATAGGGCGTGTCCAACTAGGCCAGGCTGCGGAAGTGACGGTGGATTCATTGCCCGGCCAGGTGATACCGGGGAAGGTGGTCTGGATTAACAACGCCGGGGATTTTGCCGTGCACAGGGCGGTCAACGACCAGTACGAGCACGATGTCCGCAGCTTTGAAGTAAAGGTGGACGTCCCCAACCCGGACCTGGTCTTAAAGACCGGCATGACCGCCCGGGTGAGGCTGGTCGAGGAGGGCGAATAG
- a CDS encoding TetR/AcrR family transcriptional regulator — MSQLPFTEVFKGGKEGRQYIFESAAGVFTKKGYHKTTVEEIAAAIGVSKGTIYYYFKNKEELYLAIIREGIDLFHEQLAKAAQSPASPQDKIRKLIRGHFIFCEKEKDLVFLFLKELGSTDFSREILADMLAKCLQVFRNVLEEGIAKKVFRPVNPEIITSALFGMLTITAFHYLSYSRGIPLEPASLALEDIFFNGICR, encoded by the coding sequence ATGAGTCAATTGCCATTTACTGAGGTTTTTAAAGGGGGAAAGGAAGGCAGACAGTATATATTTGAGTCGGCGGCAGGGGTTTTCACCAAAAAGGGCTACCATAAAACCACCGTCGAGGAAATTGCCGCAGCCATCGGCGTATCCAAGGGAACTATTTATTATTACTTTAAGAACAAAGAGGAGCTATACCTGGCCATTATCCGGGAGGGAATCGACCTTTTTCACGAGCAGCTCGCCAAAGCTGCCCAAAGCCCTGCCAGCCCACAGGATAAAATTAGAAAACTAATCCGCGGTCACTTCATTTTCTGCGAAAAAGAAAAAGACCTGGTCTTTCTTTTTCTAAAAGAATTGGGCAGCACCGACTTTAGCAGGGAAATTCTGGCCGACATGCTGGCCAAGTGCCTGCAGGTGTTCCGCAACGTACTCGAGGAAGGGATTGCAAAGAAAGTTTTTCGGCCCGTAAACCCGGAAATAATCACCTCCGCCCTTTTCGGCATGCTTACCATTACTGCATTTCACTACCTCAGCTACTCCCGAGGGATCCCGCTCGAACCGGCCAGCCTTGCCCTCGAAGATATCTTTTTTAACGGGATCTGCCGCTGA
- the spoIIID gene encoding sporulation transcriptional regulator SpoIIID yields the protein MQEYIQKRVLDICVYILETQATVRQAAQVFQVSKSTVHKDMTERLPSLNKQLAQEVKTILEYNKAERHLRGGEATRRKYKDLA from the coding sequence GTGCAGGAATACATACAAAAGCGGGTACTGGATATCTGTGTCTATATTTTGGAGACCCAGGCCACGGTCAGGCAGGCGGCTCAAGTATTTCAGGTCAGCAAAAGCACTGTGCACAAGGACATGACCGAGAGGCTGCCTTCGCTCAATAAACAGCTTGCCCAGGAGGTCAAAACAATCCTGGAGTACAATAAAGCCGAGCGTCACCTGCGGGGCGGCGAGGCGACCCGGAGAAAATATAAAGATTTGGCATAG
- a CDS encoding rod shape-determining protein, with product MIGGTDIGVDLGTANVLVYVRGKGIVLQEPSVVAMDRDSGRVIAVGAEARRMLGRTPGNIIAIRPLRDGVIADYDVTEKMLRYFISRADGSRKLFFRPRIMVCIPSGVTGVEERAVRQAAVQAGAKEAHLIEEPLAAALGAGVDISQPSGSMVIDIGGGTTDIAVLSLGGIVCSKSLRVGGDKFDEAIVRYIRKEYNLAIGERTAEELKMEVGTAHLSDAADKQMEIRGRDMLSGLPQGVVVTRRQVHEAIRETLDLVVAGVKEVLERTSPELAADIINSGIIMTGGGSLLDGIDRLISQETGLPVNIAEDPLSCVAKGTGLALNTLGVLSAAGKGKGYKKIV from the coding sequence ATGATCGGCGGAACAGATATTGGGGTTGACCTGGGTACGGCAAATGTGCTGGTTTACGTTAGAGGGAAGGGAATTGTGCTGCAGGAGCCGTCCGTTGTAGCTATGGACAGGGACAGCGGGCGGGTCATCGCAGTGGGCGCCGAAGCCCGGAGGATGTTGGGAAGGACGCCCGGCAACATTATCGCCATCCGGCCCCTGCGTGACGGGGTAATTGCCGACTATGACGTCACCGAAAAGATGCTCCGTTACTTCATCAGCAGGGCCGATGGAAGCCGCAAACTATTTTTCCGGCCGCGGATCATGGTCTGCATCCCCTCGGGTGTAACCGGTGTTGAGGAACGGGCCGTGCGTCAGGCTGCTGTCCAGGCTGGAGCCAAGGAGGCCCACCTGATTGAAGAACCCCTTGCAGCGGCGCTCGGGGCGGGGGTGGATATTTCACAACCCAGTGGTTCCATGGTTATTGATATAGGCGGCGGGACCACCGATATTGCCGTGCTCTCACTGGGGGGCATTGTCTGCAGTAAATCACTCCGGGTAGGCGGAGACAAATTCGACGAAGCTATCGTGCGGTATATCCGCAAAGAATATAACCTGGCCATCGGTGAGCGGACGGCCGAGGAACTGAAAATGGAAGTCGGCACGGCCCACCTCTCTGACGCAGCCGACAAACAGATGGAGATCAGGGGCCGTGACATGCTTTCCGGGCTGCCCCAGGGGGTTGTGGTCACCCGCCGCCAGGTGCATGAAGCAATCAGAGAAACCCTGGATCTGGTGGTGGCCGGGGTCAAAGAGGTGCTGGAACGGACTTCCCCTGAATTGGCTGCGGATATTATCAACAGCGGCATTATCATGACCGGCGGCGGTTCCCTGCTCGACGGCATAGACCGCCTGATCAGCCAGGAAACAGGCCTTCCCGTCAACATCGCCGAGGATCCCCTGTCCTGCGTGGCCAAAGGCACCGGCCTGGCTCTCAACACCCTGGGTGTGCTCAGCGCCGCCGGCAAAGGCAAGGGCTATAAAAAGATTGTATAG